In one window of Pseudomonas sp. IAC-BECa141 DNA:
- a CDS encoding alpha/beta hydrolase family protein, which yields MTARSESIQIDIDDEQMSGTFLSPKSKVPGVLFVHGWGGSQERDLERAKGIAGLGCVCLTFDLRGHTGGTGIPLSRVTREDNLRDLMAAYDRLLAHPALDTSAIAVVGTSYGGYLASILTSLRPVRWLALRVPALYRDEQWHTPKRDLDKADLRDYRGTLVRADSNRALHACSQFTGDVLLVQSETDDYVPHATIMSYRAACQQTHSLTHRIIDGADHALSDPTSQQAYTSILVDWITEMVVGERLSIIQST from the coding sequence ATGACGGCTAGAAGCGAAAGCATTCAAATCGACATTGATGATGAACAGATGAGCGGGACGTTCCTCAGTCCCAAATCGAAAGTCCCCGGCGTATTGTTCGTGCACGGCTGGGGTGGCAGTCAGGAGCGCGATCTGGAACGGGCCAAAGGCATCGCCGGCCTGGGCTGCGTGTGCCTGACGTTCGACTTGCGCGGGCACACTGGCGGCACCGGCATTCCGCTGAGCCGGGTCACCCGCGAAGACAACCTGCGTGACTTGATGGCGGCCTACGACCGGCTGCTCGCCCATCCGGCGCTGGACACCTCGGCCATCGCGGTGGTTGGCACCAGCTACGGCGGTTATCTCGCCTCGATCCTGACCTCGCTGCGGCCGGTGCGCTGGCTGGCGCTGCGAGTGCCGGCGCTGTATCGAGACGAACAATGGCACACGCCCAAGCGCGATCTGGACAAGGCCGACCTGCGCGATTATCGCGGTACGCTGGTGCGTGCCGACAGCAACCGCGCCTTGCACGCCTGCTCGCAATTCACCGGGGACGTGCTGCTGGTGCAATCGGAAACCGACGACTATGTGCCTCACGCGACGATCATGAGTTATCGCGCCGCGTGCCAGCAGACTCACTCGCTGACCCACCGCATCATCGACGGCGCCGACCACGCCCTGAGCGATCCGACCTCGCAGCAGGCCTACACCTCGATTCTCGTCGACTGGATCACCGAAATGGTGGTGGGCGAGCGGTTGAGCATCATTCAGTCCACATGA
- a CDS encoding cysteine hydrolase family protein, whose product MAKQALIVVDIQNDYFPQGKWPLAGADAAADNAARLIAAFREAGDSVVHIRHEFTSPEAPFFTPGSEGAKLHPKVLNRADEPVVLKHFVNSFRETELQSILEEQGIKELVVVGSMSHMCVDGITRAAADLGYTVTVIHDACATRDLEFNGLTVPAAHVHAAFMSALGFAYASVVSTDEFLAASR is encoded by the coding sequence ATGGCCAAGCAAGCGCTCATCGTAGTCGATATCCAGAACGACTACTTCCCCCAAGGCAAGTGGCCGCTGGCCGGCGCCGACGCCGCCGCCGACAACGCCGCCCGGTTGATCGCGGCATTCCGCGAGGCCGGCGATTCGGTGGTGCACATCCGCCACGAATTCACCTCGCCCGAGGCGCCGTTTTTCACACCCGGCTCCGAAGGCGCGAAACTGCATCCGAAAGTGCTCAACCGCGCCGACGAGCCGGTAGTGCTCAAGCATTTCGTCAACTCGTTCCGCGAAACCGAACTGCAATCGATCCTCGAAGAACAAGGCATCAAGGAGCTGGTGGTGGTCGGCAGCATGAGCCATATGTGCGTCGACGGCATCACCCGTGCGGCGGCAGATCTGGGTTACACCGTCACGGTAATCCACGACGCCTGCGCCACCCGAGACCTGGAATTCAACGGCCTGACCGTGCCTGCCGCCCATGTGCATGCGGCGTTCATGTCGGCGCTGGGGTTTGCCTATGCCAGCGTGGTGTCCACCGACGAGTTCCTCGCCGCCAGCCGCTGA
- a CDS encoding DUF350 domain-containing protein yields MLEALSISLNKAALVGFVAYLIGAVLLFMLFQFVYTRVTPHKEFELIRSGNVAAAIALSGAIIGFAIPASNVIAHSINVLDFVLWAVIAAVVQLLAFLATGLVLKGTSQRIANGEIASGIYVAAVAISVGMLNAACMTPSY; encoded by the coding sequence ATGCTGGAAGCGTTGTCCATTTCCCTGAACAAAGCCGCACTGGTCGGTTTCGTCGCCTACCTGATCGGCGCCGTGCTGCTGTTCATGCTGTTTCAGTTCGTCTACACCCGCGTCACGCCGCACAAGGAATTCGAGCTGATCCGTTCCGGCAACGTTGCCGCCGCCATCGCTCTGTCCGGCGCAATCATTGGCTTCGCGATTCCGGCGAGCAACGTGATCGCTCACTCGATCAACGTCCTCGACTTCGTCCTCTGGGCGGTGATCGCGGCGGTGGTGCAATTGCTGGCCTTCCTGGCGACCGGGCTGGTGCTCAAGGGCACGTCCCAGCGTATTGCCAACGGTGAAATCGCCTCGGGCATTTATGTGGCGGCGGTGGCGATCAGCGTCGGTATGCTCAACGCCGCATGCATGACCCCGTCCTACTGA
- a CDS encoding DUF3182 family protein gives MTPTSRRKVVVAHSIRPGAPQHEVQTNKALARWLAQIIGLKFGGSYDAEKHRGRDIYLLPTQTLVGAAARELGVSSPDDLWGGFVEHDFICTKAISHGLRSHQAHAPQGWSPLFSERVRTVVLDGLSVFALEDARPAAEHLLYSGPIRLKPIHACAGRGQEVIKSLDAFDEILARPDAEKLFSDGVVLEQDLSQVTTHSVGQSFIGDKVLSYCGDQYLTRDAHGEEVYGGSNLLVVQGGYEDLLKLDLADDVRLAIRQAQVFDRAADEAYPRFYASRRNYDIAQGLDSEGRPRSGVLEQSWRMGGASSAEVAALQSFVNDPSMRAIRVSSVETYTDQALPADAIEVYRGPAENSDFLLKYVTVKSYDG, from the coding sequence ATGACCCCGACATCCCGCAGGAAAGTGGTCGTCGCCCATTCGATTCGGCCCGGTGCGCCACAACATGAAGTGCAGACCAACAAGGCCCTCGCGCGATGGCTGGCGCAGATCATCGGCCTGAAGTTTGGCGGCAGTTACGACGCCGAAAAACATCGCGGCCGGGATATTTATCTGCTGCCGACCCAGACCCTCGTCGGCGCGGCGGCTCGCGAACTGGGCGTGAGCAGCCCGGACGATTTGTGGGGCGGTTTCGTCGAGCACGATTTTATTTGCACCAAAGCCATCAGCCACGGTTTGCGCAGCCATCAGGCTCATGCACCGCAAGGCTGGTCGCCGCTGTTTTCCGAGCGGGTGCGCACCGTGGTGCTGGACGGGCTCAGCGTCTTTGCGCTGGAAGATGCGCGGCCCGCCGCCGAACATCTTTTGTACAGCGGGCCGATCCGTCTCAAGCCGATTCACGCCTGTGCAGGGCGCGGACAGGAAGTGATCAAGAGCCTGGATGCGTTCGACGAAATTCTCGCCCGACCTGACGCTGAAAAACTGTTCAGCGATGGCGTGGTACTCGAGCAGGACTTGAGTCAGGTAACCACCCACAGCGTTGGGCAGTCGTTCATCGGCGACAAGGTGTTGAGTTACTGCGGTGATCAATACTTGACCAGGGACGCCCACGGCGAAGAGGTGTACGGCGGCTCGAACCTGCTGGTGGTACAGGGTGGCTATGAGGACTTACTAAAGCTGGATCTGGCTGACGACGTGCGTCTGGCGATCCGGCAGGCGCAGGTGTTCGACCGGGCGGCGGACGAAGCCTATCCGCGCTTCTACGCTTCGCGGCGCAATTACGACATCGCCCAAGGCCTGGACAGTGAAGGCCGACCGCGCAGCGGCGTGCTCGAACAGTCCTGGCGCATGGGCGGTGCCAGCAGCGCGGAAGTGGCGGCGCTGCAAAGCTTCGTCAACGACCCCTCGATGCGCGCGATCCGCGTGTCGTCGGTGGAAACCTATACCGATCAGGCCCTGCCGGCGGATGCCATCGAGGTGTATCGCGGCCCGGCCGAGAACAGCGACTTTCTCCTCAAATACGTAACGGTCAAATCCTATGACGGCTAG
- a CDS encoding YjfI family protein, with product MKSRSPATKSESPKGVRSTPSAKKPSSFYMKQMRAGLAAAGYVKHETWVLPENRSLLKQMEQQLRQPILAGSFMSENYMSAGNNWNIDSLYNAFKALDEVASQEITLSLIQSSEPSLKLEMNEFGGLPIHIALAGQQIIVDTVLVDIDSITDVRAFNDAVLRSREMFPLSSIGIETMPNGQTVYNMFGALSADSSLTNVVTEVKTLVDNVQRASEAFEHFFK from the coding sequence ATGAAAAGCCGCTCCCCCGCCACCAAGTCAGAGAGCCCAAAGGGAGTGCGCTCGACACCGTCCGCGAAAAAACCGTCGAGCTTCTACATGAAGCAGATGCGCGCGGGCCTGGCTGCCGCCGGTTATGTGAAACACGAAACTTGGGTGCTTCCGGAAAACCGGAGCTTGCTCAAGCAAATGGAGCAACAGCTACGCCAACCGATTCTGGCTGGCTCTTTCATGTCGGAGAATTACATGAGCGCAGGCAACAACTGGAACATCGATAGCCTCTACAACGCTTTCAAGGCGCTGGACGAGGTGGCTTCGCAAGAGATCACGCTGTCTCTGATCCAGAGCTCCGAACCCAGCCTCAAGCTGGAAATGAACGAATTCGGCGGTCTGCCGATTCACATCGCCCTCGCCGGTCAGCAGATCATCGTCGACACCGTGCTGGTGGACATCGATTCGATCACCGACGTGCGCGCTTTCAACGACGCCGTGCTGCGCAGCCGGGAAATGTTCCCGCTGTCGTCGATCGGCATCGAGACCATGCCCAACGGCCAGACCGTCTACAACATGTTTGGTGCACTGAGTGCCGATTCGAGCCTGACCAACGTGGTCACCGAGGTGAAAACCCTGGTCGACAACGTGCAGCGCGCCAGCGAAGCCTTCGAACACTTCTTCAAGTAA
- a CDS encoding DUF1190 domain-containing protein: protein MKRSKYVQLSLAASVALAISGEVAAQEQQRNFQSVEQCVDAEVAPDVCSNAYVAALAEHRRISPAYDDKAACDADFAADWCQKNSAGRFVPKLGGFKVPQDGEPAQNLDAIANAQMPAGDAAAVQSNQTSTSHSSSGAGNGWLTGWLIGNAMSNNRASDSRPVYRERNTRQTYDTSTLNRRIESAPSRSQRDYDSDYRKPVNVAASTSRGGFGSQSSARSGWGGWGRSSS, encoded by the coding sequence ATGAAACGAAGCAAGTACGTTCAACTGTCGCTGGCCGCTTCGGTGGCCCTGGCGATTTCCGGTGAAGTGGCCGCCCAGGAACAGCAACGCAACTTCCAGAGCGTCGAACAATGCGTCGACGCCGAAGTGGCACCGGATGTCTGCTCGAACGCCTATGTCGCAGCCCTGGCCGAGCACCGCCGTATTTCCCCGGCCTACGACGACAAGGCTGCCTGCGACGCGGACTTTGCCGCCGACTGGTGTCAGAAAAATTCCGCCGGCCGTTTCGTGCCGAAACTCGGCGGCTTCAAGGTGCCGCAGGACGGTGAGCCGGCGCAGAACCTCGATGCGATCGCCAATGCCCAGATGCCCGCCGGCGACGCCGCCGCCGTGCAGAGCAATCAGACCAGCACTTCGCACTCGTCCAGCGGTGCAGGCAACGGCTGGCTCACCGGATGGCTGATCGGCAATGCCATGAGCAACAACCGCGCGAGCGACTCGCGGCCGGTTTACCGTGAGCGCAATACCCGCCAGACCTACGACACCTCGACGCTGAACCGCCGCATCGAATCGGCGCCGAGCCGCAGCCAGCGGGACTACGACAGCGATTACCGCAAACCGGTCAACGTCGCTGCGTCCACCTCCCGTGGCGGCTTCGGCAGCCAGTCCAGCGCACGCAGTGGTTGGGGCGGCTGGGGCCGTTCGAGCAGCTGA
- a CDS encoding lysylphosphatidylglycerol synthase domain-containing protein, which translates to MSHSEAHAAVHPAPAGKSRWSRWKRPLTLLFFLALIVLLTMFASRIEWAEVLQTLADFKVRTLIIASSLTLLSFLVYASFDLIGRTYIRQDLTWKQILPVGVISYAFNLNLSAWVGGIAMRYRLYSRLGVSKSNIAKILGLSLATNWFGYMTIAGVVFASGLVRMPPGWKVSSGALQGIGVLLLLVSAGYLIACQFSRRREWSIRGVEINLPSLRMAVLQLLLGALNWSLMAAVIFTLLPSKLDYPLVLGVLLISAIAGVITHIPAGLGVLEAVFVALLQHEASRGSLVAGLLAYRAIYFLLPLLITVLMYLVVEAKAKALRIEKKPS; encoded by the coding sequence ATGAGCCATTCCGAAGCCCACGCGGCGGTGCATCCGGCACCGGCGGGCAAGTCCCGCTGGAGTCGCTGGAAACGTCCGCTGACCCTGCTGTTTTTTCTTGCGCTGATCGTCCTGCTGACGATGTTCGCCAGCCGTATCGAATGGGCCGAGGTGCTGCAAACCCTCGCCGACTTCAAGGTGCGCACGCTGATCATCGCCTCCAGCCTGACCTTGCTGAGCTTTCTGGTGTACGCCAGTTTCGACCTGATCGGCCGCACCTACATTCGCCAGGACTTGACCTGGAAACAGATCCTGCCGGTGGGCGTCATCAGCTATGCGTTCAACCTCAACTTGAGCGCATGGGTCGGCGGGATTGCCATGCGCTATCGGCTGTATTCGCGGCTCGGGGTGAGCAAAAGCAACATCGCCAAGATCCTCGGCCTGAGCCTGGCGACCAACTGGTTCGGCTACATGACCATCGCTGGCGTGGTGTTTGCCAGCGGGCTGGTACGCATGCCGCCGGGCTGGAAAGTCAGCAGCGGCGCGTTGCAGGGCATTGGTGTGTTGCTGCTGTTGGTGAGCGCCGGTTATCTGATCGCCTGCCAGTTTTCCCGGCGGCGCGAGTGGTCGATTCGCGGGGTGGAAATCAATCTGCCGTCGCTGCGCATGGCGGTTCTGCAATTGCTGCTCGGGGCGCTGAACTGGTCGCTGATGGCAGCGGTGATTTTCACGTTGCTGCCGAGCAAGCTCGATTACCCGTTGGTGCTCGGGGTGCTGCTGATCAGCGCGATTGCCGGGGTCATCACCCACATTCCCGCCGGGCTCGGCGTGCTCGAAGCAGTGTTCGTGGCGCTGCTGCAACACGAGGCTTCGCGCGGCAGTCTGGTGGCCGGGTTGCTGGCCTATCGGGCGATCTATTTCCTGCTGCCGCTGCTGATCACCGTGCTGATGTACCTGGTGGTGGAAGCCAAGGCCAAGGCGTTGCGGATCGAGAAGAAGCCGTCCTGA
- a CDS encoding endonuclease/exonuclease/phosphatase family protein, with protein sequence MSIPEPVGFTDEQTTVINTVRRFTVLTVNTHKGFTALNRRFILPELREAVRSVSADVVFLQEVHGTHEHHPKRYANWPTMPQYEFLADSLWPQFAYGRNAVYPDGDHGNAVLSKFQIVRHDNLDVSISGHENRGLLHCVLRLPEDDREVHAICVHLGLRESHRNDQLRLLRERLAELPDDAPVIVAGDFNDWRQRADALLEPCGLREVFAAHHGKPARSFPARMPLLRLDRIYVRNLKASQPKVLANRPWSHLSDHAPLSVEIEL encoded by the coding sequence ATGAGCATTCCCGAGCCGGTCGGCTTCACCGACGAACAGACCACAGTCATCAACACGGTACGCCGTTTCACCGTGCTGACGGTCAACACCCACAAGGGTTTCACCGCACTGAACCGGCGTTTCATCCTGCCGGAATTGCGCGAAGCGGTGCGCAGCGTGTCCGCCGATGTGGTGTTTCTTCAGGAAGTCCACGGCACCCACGAGCATCACCCCAAACGCTACGCAAACTGGCCGACGATGCCGCAGTACGAGTTTCTCGCCGACAGTCTCTGGCCGCAGTTCGCCTACGGGCGCAACGCGGTGTATCCGGACGGCGATCACGGCAATGCCGTGCTGTCGAAATTCCAGATCGTGCGCCATGACAATCTCGACGTTTCGATCAGCGGCCATGAAAACCGGGGGTTGCTGCACTGTGTGCTGCGCCTGCCGGAAGACGACCGTGAAGTGCATGCGATCTGTGTCCATCTGGGCCTGCGCGAAAGCCATCGCAACGATCAGTTGCGCCTGCTGCGAGAGCGCCTGGCCGAGCTGCCTGATGACGCGCCGGTGATCGTCGCCGGCGATTTCAACGACTGGCGCCAGCGCGCCGATGCCTTGCTTGAACCCTGTGGCCTGCGTGAAGTGTTTGCGGCGCATCACGGCAAACCGGCGCGCAGTTTCCCCGCCCGCATGCCGTTGCTGCGCCTGGACAGGATCTATGTGCGCAACCTCAAGGCCAGTCAGCCAAAAGTGCTGGCGAACCGTCCCTGGTCACACCTTTCCGACCACGCACCACTATCGGTGGAGATTGAACTATGA
- a CDS encoding GlxA family transcriptional regulator — protein sequence MAAERIVAELGVLIYPGAQMAAVHGLTDLFGVANRIAAEHQAAQLPLLRISHWQVDGDQPPVRVYDSLPGAENGLLAVLIPPSIAGFSAAQMPAGLIPWLREQHARGATLGGVCVGSWLLAESGLLDGRSATTHWTSAKAFAECYPNIRLKADTPIVDDGDLITTAGLMAWSELGLRLVDRLLGPSIASSTARFLVVEHSDSASECGSNFAPILNHGDGAILKVQHWLQGNGATDVSLTAMAERAGLEERTFLRRFRAATGLKPTEYCQHLRVGKAREMLEFTNGTIDHIAWTVGYQDPGAFRATFKKITGLAPSEYRTRFGVSPPPTVAK from the coding sequence ATGGCTGCTGAAAGGATCGTCGCGGAGCTCGGCGTGCTGATCTATCCCGGCGCGCAAATGGCGGCGGTACATGGCCTGACCGATCTGTTCGGGGTGGCCAACCGGATCGCTGCCGAGCATCAGGCGGCACAGCTGCCACTGCTGCGGATCAGTCATTGGCAGGTCGACGGTGATCAGCCCCCCGTGCGCGTTTACGACAGCCTTCCCGGTGCCGAAAACGGTTTGCTGGCGGTACTGATCCCACCGTCCATCGCCGGTTTTTCCGCTGCACAGATGCCGGCCGGTCTGATCCCCTGGTTACGTGAGCAACATGCGCGGGGCGCGACACTCGGTGGGGTCTGTGTGGGCTCGTGGTTGCTGGCCGAAAGCGGCTTGCTCGACGGTCGCAGCGCGACCACGCACTGGACGTCGGCCAAGGCCTTCGCCGAGTGTTACCCCAACATCAGGCTCAAGGCCGACACGCCGATTGTCGACGATGGTGACCTGATTACCACGGCAGGGCTGATGGCCTGGTCCGAGCTTGGCTTGCGGCTGGTGGACCGCTTGCTCGGGCCGAGCATCGCCAGCAGCACTGCGCGGTTTCTGGTGGTGGAGCACAGCGACAGCGCAAGCGAGTGCGGAAGCAATTTTGCGCCGATTCTCAATCACGGCGACGGCGCGATTCTCAAGGTTCAGCACTGGCTGCAAGGCAATGGCGCGACCGATGTCTCACTGACGGCGATGGCCGAACGCGCAGGTCTGGAGGAGCGCACTTTTCTGCGGCGGTTTCGTGCGGCGACCGGTCTTAAACCCACCGAATACTGTCAGCATCTGCGGGTCGGCAAGGCTCGGGAAATGCTCGAGTTCACCAATGGCACCATCGACCATATTGCCTGGACGGTGGGTTATCAGGACCCGGGAGCTTTTCGCGCGACGTTCAAGAAAATCACCGGGCTGGCGCCGAGTGAATACCGCACCCGATTCGGCGTCAGCCCGCCGCCGACCGTCGCGAAGTAA
- the clsB gene encoding cardiolipin synthase ClsB has protein sequence MSSAPLEKSAVEPVSITPPVREPGTVDVEYRWQGNNRVELLENGEEFFPRVFEAMRAAKSEILLETFIVFEDKVGKELQEILIDAARRGVRTTVSLDGFGCGELSAGYLTALSDAGVHLQIFDPAPKHLGIRTNWFRRLHRKIVVVDGLVAFIGGINFSGDHLADFGPEAKQDYSVEVQGPAVTDIHHFALLQSGRPGRARFWWQRRRQRRAEMAFDDHDGQVRLVFRDNDQHNTDIEDVYLQVLRRAQRRVVIANAYFFPGYRLLREIRNAARRGVEVRLILQGQPDMLVAKLAARMTYDYLLKAGVQIHEYCERPLHGKVALVDEEWSTVGSSNLDPLSLSLNLEANVLIRDRAFNRLLFERLEDLSHNHCKAMDATKSPRGRIWHMTVGFLVFHFLRHFPAMAGWLPAHKPRLKPFFQASGRDPS, from the coding sequence ATGAGCAGTGCACCGTTGGAGAAATCCGCCGTGGAGCCGGTCAGCATCACCCCGCCCGTACGCGAGCCGGGCACCGTCGATGTCGAGTATCGCTGGCAGGGCAACAACCGCGTCGAGCTGCTGGAAAACGGCGAGGAATTTTTCCCCCGGGTGTTCGAAGCGATGCGCGCGGCGAAAAGCGAAATCCTGCTGGAGACCTTCATCGTCTTCGAAGACAAGGTCGGCAAGGAGTTGCAGGAAATTCTTATCGATGCCGCCCGGCGCGGCGTGCGCACCACCGTCAGCCTCGACGGCTTCGGTTGTGGCGAACTGAGCGCCGGTTATCTGACCGCGTTGAGCGATGCTGGCGTGCATCTGCAGATCTTCGATCCGGCCCCCAAGCATTTGGGGATTCGCACCAACTGGTTCCGGCGGTTGCATCGCAAGATCGTGGTGGTCGACGGGTTGGTCGCGTTCATTGGCGGGATCAATTTTTCCGGCGATCACCTGGCCGATTTCGGCCCCGAAGCGAAGCAGGATTATTCGGTAGAAGTTCAGGGCCCGGCGGTGACCGACATCCATCATTTCGCCCTGCTGCAAAGCGGCCGACCGGGACGCGCAAGGTTTTGGTGGCAACGGCGTCGGCAGCGTCGCGCGGAAATGGCGTTCGATGATCACGACGGCCAGGTGCGTCTGGTGTTCCGCGACAACGACCAGCACAACACCGATATCGAAGACGTCTATTTGCAGGTGCTGCGCCGCGCCCAACGGCGGGTGGTGATCGCCAACGCCTACTTCTTTCCCGGCTATCGCCTGCTGCGCGAGATCCGCAACGCAGCCCGGCGCGGGGTCGAGGTGCGGCTGATTCTGCAGGGACAGCCGGACATGCTGGTGGCCAAACTCGCCGCGCGCATGACCTACGACTACCTGCTCAAGGCCGGTGTGCAGATTCATGAATATTGCGAGCGGCCGCTGCACGGCAAAGTGGCGCTGGTGGATGAAGAATGGAGCACCGTCGGCTCAAGCAATCTCGACCCGTTGAGCCTGTCGCTGAACCTGGAAGCCAACGTGCTGATTCGCGACCGAGCCTTCAATCGTCTGCTGTTCGAACGCCTCGAAGACCTCAGCCACAACCACTGCAAGGCGATGGACGCCACGAAGTCGCCACGCGGGCGAATCTGGCACATGACCGTGGGCTTTCTGGTGTTTCACTTCCTGCGGCATTTCCCGGCCATGGCCGGCTGGCTGCCGGCACACAAGCCACGACTCAAACCCTTTTTCCAGGCCTCCGGGAGGGATCCTTCATGA
- a CDS encoding PspA/IM30 family protein produces MTQSIWSKLFTALRGGANEVGEAIADQQALRILDQEIRDADSALSNARRELVTIMAKHKLSADRVSEYEAKIKDLEAKAVSALNAGREDLALEVAEAISTLTNDLGVEKKQSDEFGTYADNMRKDINKAEARIKSLRQQVDMAKARESVQKAQVSASIASGGANGKLETAVGTLNRLQAKQQQRAAELSAADELADASTGNDLDRKLREAGITPNEGSANAILERLKQKSAQ; encoded by the coding sequence ATGACTCAGTCCATCTGGAGCAAGTTGTTCACCGCGCTGCGCGGCGGCGCCAACGAAGTCGGCGAAGCGATCGCCGACCAACAGGCCCTGCGCATCCTCGATCAGGAAATCCGTGACGCCGACAGCGCGCTGTCCAACGCCCGTCGCGAACTGGTCACCATCATGGCCAAGCACAAACTGTCTGCCGACCGCGTGAGCGAGTACGAAGCCAAGATCAAGGACCTGGAAGCCAAGGCCGTTTCCGCCCTGAACGCCGGCCGTGAAGATCTGGCACTGGAAGTGGCCGAAGCCATCTCGACCCTGACCAACGACCTGGGCGTCGAGAAAAAACAGAGCGACGAGTTCGGCACCTACGCCGACAACATGCGCAAGGACATCAACAAGGCCGAAGCGCGGATCAAGAGCCTGCGCCAGCAAGTGGACATGGCCAAGGCCCGTGAAAGCGTGCAGAAGGCTCAGGTCAGCGCTTCGATCGCCAGCGGCGGCGCCAACGGCAAACTGGAAACCGCTGTCGGCACCCTTAACCGTCTGCAAGCCAAGCAGCAGCAACGCGCGGCCGAGCTGAGTGCTGCCGACGAACTGGCCGATGCTTCGACCGGCAACGACCTGGATCGCAAGCTGCGCGAAGCCGGCATCACGCCGAACGAAGGCAGCGCCAACGCCATCCTCGAGCGTCTGAAGCAGAAGTCCGCCCAGTAA
- a CDS encoding DUF2491 family protein, whose amino-acid sequence MGWFKDLLGTSNWQSAAPASRSAGGPLGLVQGKAIRFDTTLGLLLEGSTSVRVPDAQAIWSAGWIDLGQSNKLHRYYLNDEEFWVQVHVTGDDQIESVTLFNYVSYVTVNSNAELQRLAGPNSLIGLPTYRHEGVEYTREWGTERGQTELVPLTEQVINPDESYTINHHSMLYARETGLTDRRELLLFSVEQDEEGTVSLSTSLGISLYTTDLSTI is encoded by the coding sequence ATGGGATGGTTCAAAGATTTGCTCGGCACCAGCAACTGGCAGTCGGCCGCACCGGCGTCCAGGTCTGCCGGCGGCCCGCTCGGACTGGTGCAGGGCAAGGCGATCCGCTTCGACACGACCCTCGGCCTGTTGCTGGAGGGCAGCACCTCGGTACGGGTTCCCGACGCCCAGGCCATCTGGAGCGCCGGCTGGATCGACCTCGGTCAGTCGAACAAACTGCATCGCTACTACCTGAACGATGAAGAATTCTGGGTACAGGTCCATGTCACCGGTGACGACCAGATCGAGTCGGTGACGCTGTTCAATTACGTCAGCTATGTGACGGTCAACAGTAACGCCGAACTGCAGCGTCTGGCCGGCCCGAACAGCCTGATCGGCCTGCCGACCTATCGCCATGAAGGTGTCGAATACACCCGTGAATGGGGCACCGAACGCGGCCAGACCGAACTGGTGCCGCTCACCGAACAGGTGATCAACCCCGACGAGTCCTACACCATCAACCATCACTCGATGCTCTACGCCCGGGAAACCGGCCTGACCGATCGCCGCGAGCTCTTGCTGTTCTCCGTCGAGCAGGACGAAGAAGGCACGGTCAGCCTGAGCACTTCGCTGGGCATCTCGCTGTACACCACCGACTTGAGCACTATTTAA